The Candidatus Margulisiibacteriota bacterium DNA segment ATATTTACTCCCAGTTCCTCGAGAAGGTCGGCACAACCACATAGACTGGAAACACTTCTGTTTCCATGTTTTGCGATTTTTATACCACAGGCAGATGCAACAATTGCTGCCGTAGTCGAGATATTGAAAGAATGAGATAGATCGCCGCCAGTTCCGCAGGTGTCGACTACGTCCCCTTCCGGAGTGATGTTTTCTGCATGGTTTCTCATGGAGTAGGCCATGCCGGATATTTCATCAATTGTTTCTTTTTTCATGCGTAGTGCTGTGAGTAGCCCGCCTACCTGGATCGGTGTAGCTCTTCCTTCCATTATTGTGTCCATAAGGCTGCAGGCTTCTTCAAAGGATAGGTTTTCGAAGTTAAGAAGTTTATTGAAAATAGTCTGCATCACAGTAAACCTCCGATTTTAAGGAAGTTCATGACGATTGTTTCTCCTGCTTTTGTCAGTATCGATTCGGGATGAAATTGTACTCCGTAAACTGGAAATTCTCGATGCTTAACTGCCATAATTTCGTTATCTTCGGATCTTGCAATAATCTCAAGGCACTGAGGCATCGATTGTTCTTCAATAACGAGTGAATGATATCGTATTGCTGTAAATGGAGAGGAGATGTTTTCGAATAACTCGTTCCCAATATGAGAAATTTGCGATGTTTTTCCGTGCATAAGCGTTTTTGCATTGATAATATTACCGCCAAAAACATATCCTATTGATTGATGTCCAAGGCAGACCCCAAGAATGGGTTTTTTTGAATGGAAATTTTTTATAACCTCAATGCTTATTCCCGCTTCTTTAGGAGTACAAGGGCCCGGTGAGATAACAATAAGTTGTGGGTTAAGTTCTTCAATTTGTTCAATAGTTATCTGATCATTCCGGTAGACTTGAATGTCGGAAACAAATTTGCCGAAATACTGAACAAGATTATAGGTAAATGAATCATAATTATCTATGAATAGGATCATTGAATTAATAAAACTCCTTGTATAAATTCAAAGAATATTTCCGCTTACTATATAAGACTGCCATTTCCAGGTTGTTTTAGCAGACAGAAAGAAGTGGCTTTGCTTTGTTAATTGTTTCAATATATTCCTTTTCCGGATCGGAATCAGCCACAATTCCTGCGCCCGCTTGCATATAGGCAGTGTCCTTATGTATTAAAATAGTTCTTATAATTATACCTGTATCCATGTTTCCTGCAAAGTCAAAATAACCAACCGCCCCCGCGTAATGACCTCTTTGAGTGTTTTCAAGTTCGTCGATGATTTCCATTGCTCTTATTTTGGGAGCCCCCGATACTGTTCCGGCTGGAAAACATGCCCTGAGTAAGTCAAATCCATCGAATTGAGGATTGAGCTGCCCTTCTATATTTGAAGCAATATGCATGACATGTGAGTATCGTTCAATGTGCATAAGCGAGGTTGTTTGTATGGAATTATAGCTGCATACCCGTCCTAGGTCATTCCTTCCCAGATCAACGAGCATGATATGCTCAGCGTTTTCTTTGATGTCGGCTAACAGCTCTTTTTCCAGTTCGATATCAACTGCTGGAGTAGCCCCTCTGGGCCTTGTTCCCGCGATTGGGCGCAGTGTCGCTTTGTTGTTCTCGAGACGTACGAGAATTTCTGGTGATGAGCCGATGAGTATCGCATCATCGAATTTAAGGTAGAACATATAGGGAGAAGGATTGACCATACGGAGTCTGCGATAGGTTGTGAAAGGGTCCGATGTAGTTTTTTTTGAAAATCGCTGAGAGAGAACAACTTGAAAAATATCTCCTTGATAAATGTATTGTTTTGCTTTTTCGACATTTTCTTTGAATTGATCGAGGGTAAGGTTGGAGGTATACTTGGTTTCATTTTCAGGAAGAATGCTTGTAAGCTTATGTTTTTGCGGGTCGAGCGGCTTACTGATTTTATGGAGAATACTATGGATATTGTTAATCGCAGTGTCATAAGCCTCCTTGAGATCATCTTTTACAAGTGCGTTAGCGATGATTATTATTTTATGTTTGATATGGTCAAAAGCCATTATTGTTGTGGCGAGCATAAAGTGAACATCAGGGATTTGAAGATCGTCAGGATTTTTGTTGGGAATTTTTTCAATATATCTTATTGCGTCATAGCCGAAGTAGCCTACAGCACCGCCATGGAAACGTGGAAGCAGTGGTATTTTTACCGGATTAAACTGGTGCATGAGTTCCTTCAATTTATGGATAGGATCGCCCTCAAGATGTTCTGTAGAGCCATTTTGAGTGATTTTAATTGAATTCCCTTTTGCTTGGAAAACTATCATAGGGTCACTTCCGATAAATGAATATCGAGCTAATGTCTCGCCTCCTTCAACACTTTCAAGTAAAAAGGAAAACGGGGATTCTGTTTTCAGATACGCGCTAACCGGGGTTTCCAGGTCGGCCGGTATTTCCATAAAAACGGGGATTAAATTCCCCTGTAGTGACATTTCTTTGAATTGTTCAAATGGTGGATAGATCATTTGGTGCCTCTTTCACGGATAACATTGTAATTCATGTAAGCAATTAGTAGTTATCATAGCATATATGTCTGACCCCCGTGGTTATTTGGGGATAATTTTTATGAACTTCCTTTTTCCTACCTTAATAATTAGATCTTTTTCAGGAATTATGCTGGAAGTATCTCTGGTTATCTTCTCCCCGTTGATTGAAATAGCTCCTTGTTCTATAAGTCTGCAATACTCTCTATTGCCAGTAACGAGGCCGTGTTCTTGTAAAAAGGCAACCAGTTTTATTTCCTCTGCCGGAAGCGTAATTGTTGGAATATTATCCGGAATTCCTGAATTAGAAAAAACACGCTTGAATTCGTCACGTGCTTTTGCTGCATTCTCGTCACCACAAAACTCTTGCGTAATCATATAGGCTAGATTATCTTTGACTTCTCGCGGATGTTGAGTGCCGTTGGCAAGCCCAGCTTCAAGTTCTGTTATCTTTTCAGGAGATAAAGGTGTCAACAATTTATAGTAACGAATAATCAACGAATCTGGTATTGACATGATTTTGCCGAATATATTCGACGGGCTTTCAGTAATTCCGATATGATTGCCTAGGCTTTTGCTCATTTTTTGAACGCCGTCGGTCCCTTCCAGGATCGGCATGGTAATAATGACTTGCGGATTTTGCCCGTATTCTTTTTGGAGATGTCTCCCCATCAATAAATTGAATTTCTGATCGGTACCACCAATCTCAATGTCTGCATTTAACTCTACTGAATCGTAGCCTTGAAACAATGGGTAGAGAAATTCGTGGACACATATAGACTGCTCATTCTTAAATCTTTTTTCGAAGTCATCCCGTTCTAGCATTCGTGCAACTGTATACTTGCTGGTAAGCTTAACCATATCGATTGCAGATAGAGTTCTCAACCAGGTACTATTATAAACTACTTGTGTCTTTTCCCGGTCGAGGATACGGAATATCTGATCTTGATAGGATTTCGCATTTTCCAGCACTTGCTCTTTGGATAAAGGCTTTCTAGTCTCTGATTTCCCTGTCGGGTCGCCGATCATTGCTGTGAAATCTCCGATGAGAAATATCACCTCATGACCCAGCTTTTGGAGCTCTTTTAGCTTTCTAAGAATAACGGTGTGACCGAGGTGAAGATCAGGCGCAGATGGGTCTGCTCCAAACTTTATCCTCAAAGGGCGGTTTAATTGTAACTTTTCAATTAAACTTTCTCGTGGTATTATTTCTTCAGTATTGTATTGAATCAGAGATATGTCCATGTTTAATCACTTTCACGCTATTCAAATATTTAGATAATTATTTTGATGAATGCACCGCTAAATCATATCAAATATAAAAGGAGTAATCAAGTTGGTTTTTGAGTCTAGACGAGGAATTGGAAAAGTGTCAAAGTCTCCTCGAAAATCGAAGGGTACTTCCTATCGAGGAAACGCTGCTCGAAGAAATAGTTTTCCCGGAACTTTTTTTAAAAGCCTTTTAATTGCATTGGCAATTGGCCTTTTTATTTTGTTAGGCGCGGGAATCTATGGCTTCAATATGATCAAAGGACTTCCCGAAGTAGACAAGATAGCTGTCAATATACCGAATG contains these protein-coding regions:
- the trpE gene encoding anthranilate synthase component I, with translation MIYPPFEQFKEMSLQGNLIPVFMEIPADLETPVSAYLKTESPFSFLLESVEGGETLARYSFIGSDPMIVFQAKGNSIKITQNGSTEHLEGDPIHKLKELMHQFNPVKIPLLPRFHGGAVGYFGYDAIRYIEKIPNKNPDDLQIPDVHFMLATTIMAFDHIKHKIIIIANALVKDDLKEAYDTAINNIHSILHKISKPLDPQKHKLTSILPENETKYTSNLTLDQFKENVEKAKQYIYQGDIFQVVLSQRFSKKTTSDPFTTYRRLRMVNPSPYMFYLKFDDAILIGSSPEILVRLENNKATLRPIAGTRPRGATPAVDIELEKELLADIKENAEHIMLVDLGRNDLGRVCSYNSIQTTSLMHIERYSHVMHIASNIEGQLNPQFDGFDLLRACFPAGTVSGAPKIRAMEIIDELENTQRGHYAGAVGYFDFAGNMDTGIIIRTILIHKDTAYMQAGAGIVADSDPEKEYIETINKAKPLLSVC
- a CDS encoding anthranilate/aminodeoxychorismate synthase component II (TrpG; with TrpE catalyzes the formation of anthranilate and glutamate from chorismate and glutamine; TrpG provides the glutamine amidotransferase activity) gives rise to the protein MILFIDNYDSFTYNLVQYFGKFVSDIQVYRNDQITIEQIEELNPQLIVISPGPCTPKEAGISIEVIKNFHSKKPILGVCLGHQSIGYVFGGNIINAKTLMHGKTSQISHIGNELFENISSPFTAIRYHSLVIEEQSMPQCLEIIARSEDNEIMAVKHREFPVYGVQFHPESILTKAGETIVMNFLKIGGLL
- a CDS encoding tyrosine--tRNA ligase encodes the protein MDISLIQYNTEEIIPRESLIEKLQLNRPLRIKFGADPSAPDLHLGHTVILRKLKELQKLGHEVIFLIGDFTAMIGDPTGKSETRKPLSKEQVLENAKSYQDQIFRILDREKTQVVYNSTWLRTLSAIDMVKLTSKYTVARMLERDDFEKRFKNEQSICVHEFLYPLFQGYDSVELNADIEIGGTDQKFNLLMGRHLQKEYGQNPQVIITMPILEGTDGVQKMSKSLGNHIGITESPSNIFGKIMSIPDSLIIRYYKLLTPLSPEKITELEAGLANGTQHPREVKDNLAYMITQEFCGDENAAKARDEFKRVFSNSGIPDNIPTITLPAEEIKLVAFLQEHGLVTGNREYCRLIEQGAISINGEKITRDTSSIIPEKDLIIKVGKRKFIKIIPK